A window of Peptococcaceae bacterium contains these coding sequences:
- a CDS encoding diguanylate cyclase translates to MSENSIDFTKGIRDMSILYELSLSIGRSLDLVENCDNFLKTLMARFNLGFVSLWIKNKHLPGEKDDGFATLVYAVPDCYTKERKTMSLENFLFKNVNKKGYLILNNKQNAVIRTAKHREVESGSCIVFALGDLGILKLYSKREDYGFDDIFINQLRNVLEKFVISIEGSLAYKKLHLEMCERERAEEELRTARDELERKVLERTWDLERANRELQQEITERRQLEEKLKFLSLHDSLTGLHNRTFFQQKIKQINQKEERIGIFVCDVDGLKLINDSLGHDSGDKLLRAAARVLKGAFRENGVIARIGGDEFAVLLKNVTDAQMEEGYRRIREGIVKHNEARSGLPLSVSVGFAVRDDSATSITDLYREADNNMYREKLHRRLSNRNTIVQALMSALEARDFITEGYTERVEKLALDMASAIGLSEKNISDLRLLARFHDIGKVGIPDSILLKKSPLTPNEIKKMQRHSEIGYRIAQSSPDLAAIADWILKHHEWWNGGGYPLGLKGMEIPLECRILAIVDAYEAMTSDRLYRKAMSHEEAVNELKRCAGTQFDPFLVERFIRIFSQEEVKNA, encoded by the coding sequence ATGAGTGAAAACAGCATAGATTTTACAAAGGGTATTAGAGATATGTCGATCCTCTACGAGTTGTCTCTGTCCATCGGCAGGTCACTTGATCTTGTCGAAAACTGCGACAACTTTTTAAAAACACTGATGGCTCGCTTTAATCTGGGATTTGTTTCCCTGTGGATTAAAAACAAGCACCTGCCCGGGGAAAAAGATGATGGCTTCGCGACTCTTGTTTATGCGGTTCCTGACTGCTATACCAAGGAAAGAAAAACAATGTCGCTGGAGAATTTTCTTTTTAAAAATGTGAATAAGAAGGGCTATCTCATCCTGAACAATAAGCAAAATGCGGTTATTAGGACGGCGAAGCACAGGGAGGTGGAGAGCGGTTCCTGTATAGTTTTTGCTCTTGGTGATTTGGGAATTTTGAAATTGTATTCCAAAAGAGAGGATTACGGTTTTGATGATATTTTCATTAATCAGCTAAGAAACGTTTTGGAAAAATTCGTCATATCAATAGAAGGGAGTCTTGCTTATAAAAAACTTCACCTGGAAATGTGCGAGCGCGAGCGAGCGGAAGAAGAGCTGCGCACAGCCCGGGACGAGCTGGAAAGAAAAGTGCTAGAACGGACGTGGGATTTGGAAAGAGCAAACCGGGAGTTGCAGCAGGAGATAACAGAGCGCAGGCAGTTGGAGGAGAAGTTAAAATTTCTCAGCCTTCATGATTCGCTAACGGGTTTGCACAACCGTACTTTTTTTCAACAAAAAATAAAGCAAATTAATCAAAAAGAGGAAAGAATAGGGATATTTGTTTGTGATGTGGACGGGCTCAAGCTTATCAATGACTCTCTTGGGCATGACAGCGGGGACAAGCTGCTCCGGGCAGCCGCCAGGGTGCTGAAAGGCGCTTTCCGGGAGAACGGCGTTATAGCCCGTATTGGAGGAGACGAGTTTGCCGTGCTTCTCAAAAATGTGACGGATGCACAGATGGAAGAAGGATACCGCAGGATCAGGGAAGGCATCGTCAAACACAATGAGGCCAGATCAGGCCTGCCGCTCAGCGTTTCGGTGGGATTTGCCGTCAGGGATGACAGCGCAACCAGCATTACGGATCTTTACAGGGAAGCTGATAATAATATGTACCGTGAAAAGCTGCACAGACGGCTTAGCAACCGCAACACGATAGTTCAGGCGCTTATGAGCGCGCTGGAGGCGAGAGATTTTATCACGGAAGGGTACACGGAGAGAGTGGAGAAGCTTGCCCTGGATATGGCTTCAGCCATAGGGCTATCCGAAAAGAACATTTCGGATTTGCGCCTGCTGGCCCGCTTTCACGATATTGGCAAGGTTGGGATACCCGATAGCATTCTATTAAAAAAATCACCCCTTACTCCCAACGAAATTAAAAAGATGCAGAGACACAGCGAAATAGGTTACCGGATTGCCCAGTCGTCGCCCGACTTAGCGGCTATAGCCGATTGGATACTGAAACACCACGAGTGGTGGAATGGCGGCGGGTATCCCCTTGGGCTGAAAGGGATGGAGATCCCTTTGGAATGCCGTATTCTGGCGATTGTTGACGCCTATGAAGCCATGACCAGCGACCGGCTTTACCGGAAAGCTATGTCTCACGAGGAAGCCGTAAACGAATTAAAGCGCTGCGCAGGGACACAGTTTGACCCCTTTTTGGTGGAAAGGTTTATCCGGATTTTTTCGCAAGAAGAGGTCAAAAATGCTTAA